A part of Sinorhizobium chiapasense genomic DNA contains:
- a CDS encoding ABC transporter permease, which yields MRIELEKRAKVSALFSILSPFIAFALTIFFGGIMFALLGKNPVTALYSFFVEPLSEVWSLHELAIKAAPLILIGVGLSVCFRSNNWNIGAEGQFIMGAIAGSILPVVFYDWQSPLTLPMMMLLGMLGGALFAAIPAFLKAHMNTNEILTSLMLVYVAQLFLDWLVRGPWRNPQGMNFPETRIFTADAILPEMLASGRTHWGFAFAIIAAILVWFMMRYTLRGFEITVLGQSERAGRFAGFSSRKMIWFSLLFSGALAGLAGIAEVSGAIQQLRPVISPGYGFTAIIVAFLGRLNPLGIIAAGLVLALTYLGGEAAQLSIGVSDKVTRVFQGLLLFFVLSCDTLIHYRIRLVWERLAAIKTDGNR from the coding sequence ATGCGCATTGAACTCGAAAAGCGCGCGAAGGTCTCGGCGCTGTTCTCAATTCTTTCGCCGTTTATCGCTTTCGCGCTGACCATCTTCTTCGGCGGCATCATGTTCGCGCTGCTCGGCAAAAATCCGGTGACCGCGCTCTACAGCTTCTTCGTCGAGCCGTTGAGCGAAGTCTGGTCGCTGCACGAACTGGCGATCAAGGCTGCGCCGCTGATCCTGATCGGTGTCGGCCTCTCCGTCTGCTTCCGTTCCAACAACTGGAACATCGGTGCCGAAGGCCAGTTCATCATGGGGGCGATCGCCGGCTCGATCCTGCCCGTCGTCTTTTACGACTGGCAATCGCCGCTGACGCTGCCGATGATGATGCTGCTCGGCATGCTTGGCGGTGCTCTCTTTGCGGCCATACCTGCCTTCCTCAAGGCACATATGAACACCAACGAGATCCTGACGAGCCTCATGCTGGTCTATGTCGCCCAGCTCTTCCTTGACTGGCTCGTACGCGGTCCCTGGCGCAATCCCCAGGGCATGAACTTTCCGGAAACCCGCATCTTCACCGCCGATGCGATCCTTCCTGAAATGCTCGCTTCCGGGCGCACGCATTGGGGCTTCGCCTTCGCGATCATTGCCGCGATCCTCGTCTGGTTCATGATGCGTTACACTCTCAGGGGTTTCGAGATTACCGTGCTTGGTCAATCCGAGCGGGCAGGGCGTTTTGCTGGCTTCTCGTCTCGCAAGATGATCTGGTTTTCGCTGCTGTTCTCCGGTGCGCTGGCGGGCCTTGCCGGAATCGCGGAAGTCAGCGGCGCCATCCAGCAATTGCGGCCGGTGATATCGCCCGGCTACGGCTTCACGGCAATCATCGTCGCCTTCCTCGGTCGCCTCAATCCGCTCGGCATCATCGCCGCTGGTCTCGTCCTGGCTTTGACTTATCTCGGCGGCGAGGCAGCGCAGCTTTCGATCGGCGTGTCGGACAAGGTCACGCGTGTGTTCCAGGGGTTGTTGCTGTTCTTCGTGCTGTCCTGCGATACGCTCATTCACTATCGCATAAGGCTCGTGTGGGAGAGGTTAGCCGCGATAAAGACGGATGGAAACCGCTGA
- a CDS encoding hemolysin family protein produces the protein MSEIFVIFVLLLINAFFALSEMAIVSASKPLLRQMVKQGNRRAEAALKLAEDPGKFLSTVQVGITLVGILAGAYGGATIAAKIAPFFDGVAWIKPFGHTVSVGLVVTLITFLSVVIGELIPKQLALRNSEALAMFVARPMTVLSRIVAPVVYLFETSAAVVMRLFGMRPDDPDHVTEEEVQAIMAEGVESGAIEKTEHEMLRRIIRLGDRNVKSIMTHRTEMRFIDVNDDLEVIRRKVREFGHSRYPVVDGPTGDVLGAILAKEVLNIPASASFNLRGHLREILTLPETASCLKALDAFKTSSIDMAMIVDEYGSTEGIITTADILEAIVGVLPSNYDDIEHAHIRMREDGSYFVDGRTPIDEIHLAIGIEGIDADGNFETIAGFLVQQLRKTPEEGDIAEAHGYRFEVVDMDGRRIDKILVSRYVDDAA, from the coding sequence ATGTCCGAGATTTTTGTAATTTTCGTTTTGCTTTTGATCAACGCTTTCTTTGCGCTCTCGGAAATGGCAATCGTCTCGGCAAGCAAACCGCTGCTTCGCCAAATGGTCAAACAGGGAAATCGACGGGCGGAGGCCGCACTGAAGCTGGCCGAGGATCCCGGCAAGTTCCTGTCGACGGTGCAGGTCGGCATAACCCTTGTCGGCATCCTGGCGGGTGCCTACGGCGGTGCAACGATCGCTGCCAAGATAGCTCCGTTCTTCGATGGAGTGGCCTGGATCAAGCCCTTTGGCCACACGGTCTCCGTCGGCCTTGTGGTGACACTCATCACCTTCCTTTCGGTCGTCATCGGCGAACTCATCCCGAAACAGCTCGCGCTCAGGAACTCCGAGGCGCTTGCGATGTTCGTGGCGAGGCCGATGACGGTGCTCTCCCGCATCGTGGCACCCGTCGTCTATCTTTTCGAGACGTCGGCCGCGGTTGTCATGCGCCTGTTCGGTATGCGCCCGGACGATCCGGACCACGTGACGGAAGAGGAAGTTCAGGCGATCATGGCGGAGGGCGTGGAAAGCGGAGCAATCGAAAAGACGGAACATGAAATGCTCCGCCGGATCATTCGGCTTGGTGATCGCAACGTAAAGTCAATCATGACACACCGCACGGAGATGCGCTTCATCGACGTCAATGACGACCTTGAAGTGATCCGACGCAAGGTTCGCGAGTTCGGCCACTCCCGCTACCCCGTCGTCGATGGTCCCACAGGCGATGTTCTTGGCGCGATTCTGGCCAAGGAAGTTCTGAACATTCCCGCATCGGCGTCCTTCAACCTACGTGGCCACCTCCGCGAAATCCTGACGCTGCCGGAGACGGCCTCGTGCCTGAAGGCGCTCGATGCCTTCAAGACATCGAGCATTGACATGGCAATGATCGTCGACGAGTACGGCAGCACGGAGGGCATCATCACGACGGCTGACATCCTGGAGGCGATCGTCGGGGTGCTGCCGTCGAACTACGACGATATCGAGCACGCGCACATCCGGATGCGCGAGGACGGCAGCTATTTTGTCGATGGACGCACGCCGATCGACGAGATTCACCTGGCAATCGGCATCGAAGGCATCGACGCGGACGGCAATTTCGAAACGATCGCGGGTTTTCTCGTTCAGCAGCTGCGCAAGACGCCGGAGGAAGGCGACATCGCCGAGGCCCATGGCTATCGCTTCGAGGTGGTCGACATGGACGGACGTCGGATCGATAAGATTCTCGTCTCCCGTTATGTCGACGACGCAGCCTGA
- a CDS encoding BMP family ABC transporter substrate-binding protein has product MKKLLLALATTTAVLGFTSAASAQEKAKICFVYVGSKTDGGWTQAHDLGRQQLEKELGDKIETQFLENVPEGPDAERAIERLARSGCGLIFTTSFGFMDATVKIAQKFPDVKFEHATGYKTAPNVATYNSRFYEGRYIQGQIAAKLSQKGVAGYIASFPIPEVVMGINSFVIGARSVNPDFKIKVVWANTWFDPGKEADAAKALVDQGVDILTQHTDTTAPMQVAAERGIKAFGQASDMIAAGPQTQLTAIVDTWGAYYVKRTQDFLDGKWETKSSWDGLKDGILTMAPYTNMPDDVKAMAEATEAKIKSGELKPFTGPLNKQDGSAWLKAGESSDDATLLGMNFYVEGVDDKLPQ; this is encoded by the coding sequence ATGAAAAAACTACTACTCGCCCTCGCAACAACAACTGCCGTGCTCGGCTTTACGTCCGCGGCAAGTGCCCAGGAAAAGGCGAAAATCTGCTTCGTCTATGTTGGCTCCAAGACCGACGGCGGCTGGACCCAGGCGCATGACCTTGGCCGCCAGCAGCTAGAGAAGGAACTGGGCGACAAGATCGAGACGCAGTTTCTCGAAAACGTGCCGGAAGGTCCTGACGCTGAGCGCGCGATCGAGCGGCTGGCGCGGTCGGGCTGCGGGCTGATCTTCACCACATCGTTCGGCTTCATGGATGCGACGGTCAAGATTGCGCAAAAGTTCCCGGACGTGAAGTTCGAACACGCAACCGGCTACAAGACCGCCCCGAACGTCGCGACATACAACAGCCGTTTCTACGAAGGCCGTTACATCCAGGGCCAGATCGCAGCGAAGCTTTCGCAGAAGGGCGTCGCCGGCTACATCGCTTCGTTCCCGATCCCGGAAGTCGTGATGGGCATCAACTCCTTCGTGATCGGCGCCCGCTCGGTCAATCCGGACTTCAAGATCAAGGTCGTGTGGGCGAACACCTGGTTTGACCCCGGCAAAGAGGCCGACGCCGCCAAGGCGCTGGTCGACCAGGGTGTCGATATCCTGACGCAGCACACCGATACGACCGCGCCGATGCAGGTCGCGGCCGAGCGCGGCATCAAGGCATTCGGCCAGGCATCCGACATGATCGCCGCCGGCCCGCAAACGCAGTTGACCGCTATCGTGGATACTTGGGGCGCTTACTATGTGAAGCGTACGCAGGACTTCCTCGACGGAAAGTGGGAAACGAAGTCGAGCTGGGACGGCTTGAAAGACGGCATCCTGACCATGGCGCCCTATACCAATATGCCGGACGACGTGAAGGCGATGGCCGAGGCGACCGAGGCCAAGATCAAGTCGGGCGAACTGAAGCCGTTCACCGGTCCGCTCAACAAGCAGGACGGCAGCGCCTGGCTGAAGGCTGGCGAAAGCTCGGACGACGCGACACTGCTCGGCATGAACTTCTACGTCGAAGGCGTCGACGACAAGTTGCCGCAATAA
- a CDS encoding ABC transporter ATP-binding protein, with protein sequence MPGKGQIASGPLLTVSNLTKLFGSFAACNAINLQIEPGEIHALLGENGAGKSTLVKMLFGVLAPTAGDITWQGEPVRIGSPGDARKLGIGMVFQHFSLFEALTVAENIALSMDRNVSLARVADEASRLSRAYGLPLDPKAHVADLSVGERQRIEIVRALLQNPRLIILDEPTSVLTPQEADRLFETLQKLKAEGRSVLYISHRLEEVQRICDRATVLRHGKVTGACDPRAETPASLARMMVGSDVAPVTPEGTNTKGDVQLEARDLSVAARTPFAVSLKNVSLKVRAGEVLAIAGVAGNGQSELFDALSGEYPVADDNAVLIRQRPVGTRNINARRLMGAGFVPEERHGHAAVAALSLSDNLVLARNQSDKRAFLGGGFLRVIRQSAVKAATRRISEAMDVRKSGEDPPAGSLSGGNLQKFIVGRELDRQPSVLVVNQPTWGVDAGAASRIRQALVDLAKTGSAVLVISQDLDEIFEVATEIAVISEGRLSDPYPARELSREKIGLLMGGMHAKTEGAGAAHAH encoded by the coding sequence GTGCCTGGTAAGGGACAAATTGCGAGCGGTCCGTTGTTGACCGTGAGCAACCTGACGAAATTGTTCGGCTCGTTCGCAGCCTGCAACGCGATCAATCTGCAGATAGAGCCGGGAGAAATCCACGCCCTGCTTGGCGAGAACGGGGCGGGCAAGTCGACCCTGGTGAAAATGCTGTTCGGGGTGCTCGCGCCCACGGCCGGCGACATCACGTGGCAGGGTGAACCGGTCCGTATCGGCAGCCCCGGTGACGCGCGCAAGCTCGGCATCGGCATGGTTTTCCAGCATTTTTCCTTGTTCGAGGCGCTGACCGTCGCCGAGAATATCGCGCTTTCGATGGATCGGAACGTCTCGCTTGCCCGCGTTGCCGACGAGGCGTCGCGGCTTTCGCGTGCCTATGGCTTGCCTCTCGACCCGAAGGCGCATGTCGCGGACCTTTCCGTCGGCGAGCGCCAGCGGATTGAGATCGTGCGTGCGCTTTTGCAGAATCCGCGGCTGATCATTCTCGACGAGCCGACCTCGGTGCTGACGCCGCAGGAGGCCGACCGCCTCTTCGAGACACTGCAGAAGCTTAAAGCGGAAGGCCGCTCGGTCCTCTATATCAGCCATCGTCTCGAGGAGGTTCAACGCATCTGCGACCGCGCGACGGTTCTAAGACACGGCAAGGTGACGGGCGCTTGTGATCCCCGCGCCGAAACTCCGGCCTCGTTGGCGCGGATGATGGTCGGAAGCGATGTCGCGCCGGTAACCCCGGAAGGCACGAACACCAAGGGTGACGTGCAACTGGAGGCGCGCGATCTTTCGGTCGCAGCGCGCACGCCATTCGCGGTTTCGCTGAAGAACGTCTCTCTCAAGGTTCGGGCGGGAGAAGTGCTGGCGATTGCCGGCGTGGCCGGCAATGGCCAGAGCGAGCTTTTCGACGCCTTGTCGGGCGAATATCCGGTCGCGGATGACAACGCAGTGCTGATAAGGCAGAGACCCGTCGGAACAAGGAATATCAACGCGCGGCGTCTGATGGGCGCCGGCTTCGTTCCCGAGGAACGGCATGGACACGCGGCGGTCGCAGCGCTTTCCCTGTCGGACAATCTGGTCCTGGCACGCAATCAATCCGACAAGCGGGCGTTTCTCGGTGGTGGGTTCCTGAGGGTCATTCGTCAGAGTGCGGTGAAGGCCGCGACGCGGCGGATTTCCGAGGCGATGGATGTTCGTAAGAGCGGTGAGGACCCTCCGGCGGGTTCGCTCTCGGGCGGCAACCTGCAGAAGTTCATTGTCGGCCGCGAACTCGATCGCCAGCCGTCCGTACTGGTGGTGAACCAACCGACCTGGGGCGTCGATGCGGGGGCGGCAAGCCGCATTCGCCAAGCTCTGGTCGACCTCGCCAAAACAGGTTCCGCCGTGCTCGTCATCAGCCAGGACCTGGACGAAATATTCGAGGTGGCGACCGAGATCGCCGTCATCAGCGAAGGGCGTCTTTCCGATCCCTATCCGGCACGGGAACTGTCACGTGAGAAAATCGGTCTGTTGATGGGGGGCATGCACGCCAAGACGGAAGGTGCGGGAGCGGCACATGCGCATTGA
- the pcsA gene encoding phosphatidylcholine synthase: MKFFNYRRVPYAEIRAFSVHILTASGSFLAFLGVVAAAEHRFVDMFWWLGLALLVDGIDGPIARKVQVKEVLPNWSGDTLDNVIDYVTYVLLPAFALYQSGMIGEPWSFVAAGAIVVSSAIYYADMGMKTDEYFFSGFPVVWNMIVFTLFVIQASEVTASIVVFLSVVLTFLPINFLHPVRVERLRPLNLGVFLAWSALGMYALLLHFETPDWVAIGVVATGLYLYVIGFVLQIFPNLGRA; encoded by the coding sequence ATGAAGTTCTTTAATTACAGAAGAGTGCCTTACGCCGAGATAAGGGCCTTCTCCGTACACATTCTGACGGCCTCCGGTTCGTTCCTCGCCTTCCTCGGGGTCGTGGCCGCGGCTGAACATCGCTTCGTCGATATGTTCTGGTGGCTCGGGCTGGCGCTGCTTGTCGACGGCATCGACGGGCCGATCGCGCGCAAGGTTCAGGTCAAGGAAGTGCTACCCAACTGGTCGGGCGACACGCTAGACAACGTCATCGACTACGTAACCTACGTCTTGCTGCCCGCATTCGCGCTCTATCAAAGCGGCATGATCGGCGAACCGTGGTCATTCGTGGCCGCGGGCGCCATCGTCGTTTCAAGCGCCATCTATTATGCCGACATGGGAATGAAGACGGACGAGTATTTCTTTTCCGGTTTTCCGGTCGTCTGGAACATGATCGTTTTCACGCTCTTCGTCATCCAGGCGAGCGAAGTGACGGCGTCGATCGTCGTTTTCCTTTCCGTCGTGCTGACGTTCCTGCCGATCAATTTTCTCCATCCCGTGCGCGTCGAAAGGCTAAGGCCGCTCAATCTCGGCGTTTTCCTGGCCTGGTCCGCGCTCGGCATGTATGCTCTGCTTCTGCATTTCGAGACACCCGATTGGGTGGCCATTGGCGTGGTGGCGACCGGACTCTATCTCTACGTCATCGGTTTTGTTCTGCAGATATTTCCCAATCTCGGCCGCGCGTAG
- a CDS encoding ABC transporter permease encodes MGIVEAILLSVITAATPLVLAAIGELVAERSGVLNLGVEGMMIMGAVSAFAATQLTGSPYVGLLAGIACGALFSLLFAFLTLTLVANQVATGLALTLLGLGVSGMLGESFLGMQGIKLQPITIPLLSQIPFLGPLLFRQDAIFYLSIAVVAGVHWFLFRSRVGLKLRAVGDSHASAHALGVDVIKTRYLAVLFGGACAGLGGAQLSLVYTPQWVENMSAGRGWIALALVVFASWRPWRVVAGGYLFGAVSISQLHAQAFGIGIPSQFLSSLPYVATIVVLILISHNRRMTLINTPASLGKPFVPDR; translated from the coding sequence ATGGGCATCGTTGAAGCAATCCTTTTGAGCGTCATCACAGCCGCGACGCCGCTCGTCCTCGCGGCCATCGGCGAACTTGTCGCCGAGCGATCAGGCGTCCTCAATCTCGGCGTCGAGGGCATGATGATCATGGGTGCCGTCAGTGCCTTTGCCGCAACGCAACTCACCGGCTCGCCCTATGTCGGCCTGCTTGCCGGCATCGCTTGCGGGGCGCTGTTTTCGCTCCTCTTTGCCTTTCTTACGCTGACGCTTGTCGCCAATCAGGTGGCGACCGGCCTGGCATTGACGCTCCTGGGGCTCGGCGTGTCTGGCATGCTCGGCGAGAGTTTCCTCGGGATGCAGGGGATCAAGCTGCAACCGATCACCATTCCGCTGCTCTCGCAGATTCCGTTTCTTGGGCCGCTCCTGTTCCGCCAGGATGCGATTTTCTATCTGTCGATCGCGGTGGTTGCCGGCGTACACTGGTTCCTGTTCAGGAGCCGTGTGGGCCTGAAGTTGCGCGCCGTCGGAGACAGTCACGCCTCCGCGCATGCGCTCGGCGTCGATGTCATCAAAACGCGCTATCTGGCGGTCTTGTTTGGCGGTGCCTGTGCCGGTCTCGGCGGCGCGCAGCTGTCACTCGTCTATACGCCGCAATGGGTAGAGAACATGTCTGCGGGGCGCGGCTGGATCGCGCTTGCGCTGGTGGTCTTCGCGTCCTGGCGCCCCTGGCGTGTCGTCGCCGGCGGATATCTCTTCGGGGCGGTTTCGATCAGCCAGCTTCATGCTCAGGCTTTCGGCATAGGCATTCCCTCGCAATTCCTTTCTTCTCTTCCCTATGTTGCGACAATTGTCGTACTGATCCTTATCTCACACAACCGGCGCATGACCCTGATCAACACGCCGGCATCGCTCGGCAAACCGTTTGTGCCGGACCGATGA
- a CDS encoding quinone oxidoreductase family protein, giving the protein MAQAIVVRELGGPEVLKLEGVTLSAPGPGEVQIRQVAVGLNFIDVYFRTGLYKSATGLPFIPGKEGAGIVTAVGDGVSLFSIGDRVAYASADGAYASERNVEASQLVKVPDGISLETAAAMMLKGMTAQYLLNQTFKVGPETTLLFHAAAGGVGLIAGQWAKALGATVIGTAGSQEKIELALAHGYDHVINYRTDNFVSRVKELTGGRGVDVVYDSVGRDTYPASLDCLKPRGLWVSFGNSSGPVEAFNIGILAQKGSLFATRPTLFAYVATRPALEACANSLFDVVQSNKVRININQTYPLAEAGRAHTDLETRKTSGTTLLIP; this is encoded by the coding sequence ATGGCACAGGCGATCGTTGTTCGCGAACTCGGTGGACCTGAGGTCCTGAAGCTGGAAGGCGTAACGCTTTCGGCGCCCGGGCCTGGCGAAGTCCAGATCCGGCAAGTGGCGGTCGGCCTCAATTTCATCGACGTCTATTTCCGAACCGGCCTCTATAAGTCGGCGACCGGCTTGCCTTTCATTCCGGGCAAGGAGGGAGCGGGCATCGTCACCGCCGTCGGCGACGGGGTGAGCCTATTCTCGATCGGCGACCGGGTTGCCTACGCGTCGGCGGATGGCGCCTATGCAAGCGAACGCAATGTCGAGGCATCGCAATTAGTGAAGGTCCCCGACGGGATCAGCCTGGAAACGGCCGCTGCAATGATGCTCAAGGGCATGACGGCCCAGTATCTGCTCAACCAGACGTTCAAGGTTGGCCCGGAGACGACATTGCTCTTCCATGCGGCAGCCGGTGGTGTCGGCCTGATCGCCGGGCAATGGGCGAAGGCGCTGGGCGCGACCGTGATCGGCACGGCCGGCTCGCAGGAGAAGATCGAGCTGGCGCTCGCGCACGGTTATGACCATGTCATCAACTATCGGACGGACAATTTCGTCTCGCGCGTCAAAGAGCTGACCGGCGGCCGTGGCGTCGATGTCGTCTACGATTCGGTCGGCCGCGATACCTACCCGGCGTCGCTCGACTGCCTGAAACCACGCGGGCTCTGGGTCAGCTTCGGCAATTCGTCCGGGCCGGTGGAGGCGTTCAACATCGGTATCCTGGCGCAGAAGGGCTCGCTCTTTGCAACACGCCCGACGCTCTTCGCCTATGTCGCAACGCGACCGGCATTGGAGGCATGCGCAAATTCCCTGTTTGATGTTGTGCAAAGCAACAAAGTGCGTATCAATATCAATCAGACCTATCCGCTCGCCGAAGCCGGCCGAGCACATACGGATCTGGAAACAAGAAAAACGAGTGGAACGACGTTGTTGATTCCATGA
- a CDS encoding FadR/GntR family transcriptional regulator, which yields MISGAPKRTSHAQVVDQLGKAIVSGEFPVGSILPGDPELAARFRVSRTVLREAMKTLAAKGLVVPRARIGTRVRPRNDWNLFDSDILTWHFVSGVDDEFLYHLSEVRLAFEPHAAALAARNATDAEIAGMMRLAVALGDAKHTAESLAVADLKFHLSVLDASGNPFLRTVGSLIEAALVGVFKLSSPTAEKSGIDEVARNHIRIVEEIGRRDEAGARSAMEHVIRVGRDRVRQALHADTA from the coding sequence ATGATATCCGGTGCACCGAAGCGCACGAGCCATGCGCAAGTGGTGGACCAGCTCGGAAAAGCGATCGTCTCAGGGGAATTCCCGGTTGGCAGCATCCTGCCCGGCGATCCGGAGCTGGCGGCTCGCTTCAGGGTTTCAAGGACCGTCCTGCGCGAAGCGATGAAAACCTTGGCGGCCAAGGGGCTTGTGGTACCGCGCGCGCGCATCGGCACGCGCGTGAGGCCGAGAAATGACTGGAACCTCTTCGACAGCGACATCCTGACCTGGCATTTCGTATCGGGCGTCGATGACGAGTTCCTCTATCACTTGAGCGAGGTGCGGCTTGCGTTCGAGCCGCATGCCGCGGCGCTGGCGGCGCGAAACGCGACCGACGCGGAGATCGCTGGCATGATGCGCCTTGCCGTTGCCCTGGGTGACGCGAAGCATACCGCGGAAAGCCTCGCCGTTGCCGACCTCAAGTTCCACCTTTCCGTTCTGGACGCTTCGGGGAACCCCTTCCTGCGAACGGTCGGCAGCTTGATCGAGGCAGCACTTGTCGGCGTATTCAAGTTGAGCTCGCCCACGGCCGAAAAAAGCGGCATCGACGAGGTTGCCCGCAATCACATTCGAATCGTCGAGGAAATCGGAAGAAGGGACGAGGCGGGCGCGCGTTCGGCAATGGAGCATGTCATCCGGGTCGGGCGCGATCGCGTTCGACAGGCGCTGCATGCGGACACCGCATGA
- a CDS encoding UbiH/UbiF family hydroxylase, whose translation MDHYDIVIIGAGLAGSLAAIALARNGHRVALVGPKPAIADGRTTALMDQSIEYLKKLDLWDETVPLTAPLVAIHIIDGTKRLLRAPPVNFRASEVGLDAFGYNIPNAPFLEILEKHEARLPTLDRITVAATAFDLEEEEEVRIGLGDGRTITADLIIGADGRRSAVREAAGISVHTWSYPQTAVVLNFGHELPHQDVSTEFHTEAGPFTQVPLPGNRSSLVWVQKPRDAEETLKLAPDVLSRTIEDRLQSILGKVTAEGIPQSFPLSGMTARRFGKGRTMLVGEAAHAFPPIGAQGLNLSLRDVMTLVELVGSSTGDRLPADTGDRFDSRRRVDIVTRTASVDLLNRSLLSGFLPVQALRAVGLHLLSSAGPLRGLLMREGIHPGSAIHALKEALRENISRKSA comes from the coding sequence ATGGATCACTATGACATCGTCATTATCGGGGCGGGCCTTGCAGGCTCGCTCGCCGCAATCGCGCTGGCGCGAAACGGCCACCGAGTCGCGCTGGTCGGGCCGAAGCCCGCGATCGCGGACGGACGCACCACCGCCCTCATGGACCAGTCGATCGAATATCTCAAGAAGCTCGATCTATGGGATGAGACCGTGCCGCTGACGGCGCCGCTCGTCGCCATTCATATCATCGACGGCACTAAGCGTCTGCTGCGTGCGCCGCCGGTCAACTTCAGGGCATCGGAAGTTGGATTGGACGCCTTCGGCTACAATATTCCGAACGCGCCCTTCCTCGAAATTCTCGAGAAGCATGAAGCCAGGCTGCCGACGCTCGACCGAATAACGGTGGCGGCAACGGCCTTCGACCTCGAGGAGGAGGAGGAAGTCCGGATCGGCCTCGGCGACGGGCGAACGATCACCGCCGACCTGATCATCGGTGCCGATGGCCGGCGTTCGGCCGTGCGCGAGGCGGCGGGGATTTCCGTGCACACATGGTCCTATCCGCAGACGGCTGTCGTGCTGAATTTCGGCCATGAGCTTCCGCACCAGGACGTGTCGACCGAGTTCCACACCGAAGCTGGCCCGTTCACGCAGGTTCCGCTTCCCGGCAACCGCTCGAGCCTCGTCTGGGTGCAGAAGCCGCGCGATGCGGAAGAGACGCTGAAGCTTGCACCGGATGTGCTTTCGCGGACGATCGAGGATCGGCTGCAATCGATACTCGGCAAGGTTACCGCAGAAGGCATCCCGCAGTCCTTCCCGCTCTCGGGCATGACGGCCCGCCGCTTCGGCAAGGGGCGCACCATGCTGGTCGGAGAGGCGGCCCATGCCTTCCCGCCGATCGGCGCCCAGGGCCTCAACTTAAGTCTGCGCGATGTCATGACGCTCGTCGAACTCGTCGGATCTTCGACCGGCGACAGGCTGCCGGCGGACACCGGCGATCGGTTCGACAGCCGCAGGCGGGTCGATATCGTCACCAGAACCGCGAGCGTCGATCTTCTCAATCGCTCTCTGCTGTCGGGATTCCTTCCGGTTCAGGCGCTGCGTGCAGTCGGCTTGCACTTGCTCTCGTCCGCCGGTCCGCTTCGTGGGCTGCTGATGCGCGAAGGCATTCATCCGGGCAGCGCCATTCACGCGCTTAAGGAGGCTCTACGGGAAAACATCAGCCGGAAGAGCGCCTGA